A window of the Cannabis sativa cultivar Pink pepper isolate KNU-18-1 chromosome X, ASM2916894v1, whole genome shotgun sequence genome harbors these coding sequences:
- the LOC115710712 gene encoding 10 kDa chaperonin 1, chloroplastic gives MASAFLTIPKPFLCNPNPNSSSLSNHKLLPGMRRNSLRVCAISKTWEPTKVVPQADRVLVRLEELPEKSAGGVLLPKSAVKFERYLMGEVLSVGSDVGEVKAGLKVLFSDINAFEVDLGSNSKHCFCKESDLLAVVE, from the exons ATGGCGTCCGCTTTCCTCACTATCCCCAAACCCTTCCTATGCAACCCCAACCCCAACTCTTCTTCCCTCTCTAACCACAAGCTTCTTCCAG GCATGCGAAGAAACTCACTCAGAGTGTGTGCCATTTCGAAGACATGGGAACCTACAAAG GTTGTTCCACAAGCTGATAGAGTCCTTGTTCGTCTTGAGGAGCTTCCTGAG AAATCAGCTGGTGGAGTTCTACTGCCCAAATCAGCTGTCAAATTTGAGCGTTATCTTATGGGTGAA GTCCTTTCTGTTGGTAGTGACGTTGGGGAAGTGAAAGCTGGTTTGAAG GTTCTTTTCTCAGACATAAATGCTTTTGAG GTGGATTTGGGATCAAACTCAAAGCATTGTTTCTGCAAAGAGAGTGACTTACTGGCTGTGGTTGAATAG
- the LOC115710721 gene encoding protein NONRESPONDING TO OXYLIPINS 2, mitochondrial yields MASRLRSLSKPTSSLFKSAMGKSVPNVTPTPSLTSVRSSLSVSRSFPQLGCVQSLLPLHSAISSARLTSCLAIDSTSSRSLSQELGLSVPR; encoded by the exons ATGGCTTCTCGGCTTAGATCTCTTTCGAAGCCAACAAGCTCTTTATTCAAATCCGCCATGGGGAAATCCGTCCCTAACGTCACACCCACCCCTTCTCTTACCAGTGTCCGCTCTTCTCTCTCCGTTTCAAG GTCATTTCCTCAGTTGGGTTGTGTTCAATCTCTGCTCCCTCTTCACTCAGCGATTTCTTCTGCTCGCCTCACCTCGTGTCTCGCCATTGATTCAACAAGCTCAAGATCTTTGTCTCAGG AATTGGGTCTTAGTGTGCCGCGATAA